Proteins encoded within one genomic window of Arachis ipaensis cultivar K30076 chromosome B08, Araip1.1, whole genome shotgun sequence:
- the LOC107612245 gene encoding ABC transporter G family member 9 produces MEREMVDIESQTNHQEVPNNVFHKRKTPVTLKFEDVVYKIKIENVGILEKKKKASERKVILNGVSGIVQPGEILAMLGPSGSGKTTLLTALGGRLGGRLKGKITYNGDPFSNAMKRNTGFVTQDDVLHPHLTVTETLVFTALLRLPNTVAKEEKVALAKAVMNQLGLVKCKDSIVGGPGLRGVSGGERKRVSVGQELLINPSLLFLDEPTSGLDSTTALRLVSTLFDLARGGRTIVMTIHQPSSRLYYMFTKVLLLSEGNTVYFGKGSEALDYFSGVGFSPALAMNPADFLLDLANGIYTNELNEDVVVDKKQLIQAYKSCNADSQLRQMVQVTNSNSSSRVENTAGFGKWPTNWWQQFTVLLRRDLKERKHEAFASFNIIQVVLTSFIVGLLWYKSDTAHMQDQLGLLFFLSSFWAFYPLYRAIFVFPDERVMLEKERSSGMYRLSSYFMAKMTVDLPMELVLPTVSILITYWMAGLKATAAAFIFMLLTILTLVLVSQGIGLALGACVQNTKVATTFASVIGLTFMITSGFFVQNVPKFIAWLKYISFIYYANELVIFSQYREGETYKCGTGKCLIYEYPGIKGLGFVNNRESQLRASLILLAMLFFYRFIAYVALMRIGVTKKSKSS; encoded by the exons ATGGAACGAGAGATGGTGGACATTGAATCTCAAACAAATCATCAAGAAGTGCCTAACAATGTCTTCCACAAGAGAAAAACTCCGGTGACTCTCAAG TTTGAAGATGTCGTGTACAAAATCAAGATTGAGAATGTTGGaatattggagaagaagaaaaaggcatCAGAACGCAAAGTGATATTGAATGGAGTGTCAGGAATTGTTCAACCGGGTGAGATCCTTGCAATGTTAGGTCCGTCAGGAAGTGGCAAGACAACACTGCTGACTGCATTGGGCGGCCGGCTCGGCGGCCGCCTCAAAGGAAAGATAACATACAATGGAGACCCCTTCAGCAATGCCATGAAGAGGAACACCGGCTTCGTCACGCAAGACGATGTCCTACACCCTCATTTGACAGTAACTGAAACCCTTGTTTTCACCGCTCTCCTCCGGCTACCTAACACGGTAGCCAAAGAGGAGAAGGTGGCATTGGCAAAAGCCGTCATGAACCAACTTGGATTGGTCAAGTGTAAGGACAGTATTGTTGGAGGCCCCGGCCTTCGAGGGGTTTCCGGTGGAGAAAGAAAAAGGGTTAGTGTTGGTCAAGAATTGCTCATAAACCCTAGTTTGTTGTTCCTTGATGAACCAACCTCGGGTTTGGATTCAACTACCGCCTTAAGACTTGTATCAACTTTGTTTGATCTTGCAAGAGGAGGAAGAACTATTGTGATGACAATACACCAACCTTCTAGTAGGTTGTACTATATGTTCACTAAGGTGTTGCTCCTTTCAGAAGGGAACACTGTTTATTTTGGAAAGGGTTCGGAGGCATTGGATTATTTCTCTGGTGTTGGATTTTCTCCAGCATTAGCCATGAACCCTGCTGATTTCCTTTTGGATCTTGCTAATG GGATATACACCAACGAATTGAACGAGGATGTTGTGGTGGACAAAAAACAATTGATTCAGGCATACAAGAGCTGTAACGCTGATTCCCAATTGAGGCAAATGGTTCAAGTAACGAATAGCAACTCATCAAGTAGAGTTGAGAACACAGCAGGGTTTGGAAAATGGCCTACAAATTGGTGGCAACAATTCACAGTGTTGTTGAGAAGAGACCTTAAAGAGAGAAAGCACGAGGCATTCGCTTCCTTCAATATTATTCAGGTCGTCTTGACTTCTTTCATTGTAGGACTATTGTGGTACAAGTCTGATACCGCACACATGCAAGATCAg CTTGGACTTCTATTCTTCTTATCAAGTTTCTGGGCATTTTATCCGCTGTACAGAGCAATCTTCGTGTTCCCAGATGAAAGAGTGATGTTGGAGAAAGAAAGATCTTCCGGAATGTACAGACTATCCTCATACTTCATGGCCAAGATGACGGTAGACCTTCCAATGGAACTCGTCCTCCCAACCGTTTCTATTCTCATAACCTACTGGATGGCAGGTCTGAAAGCTACCGCCGCCGCCTTCATCTTCATGCTCCTcactatcctcacccttgtgttggTCTCACAAGGCATAGGACTCGCTCTCGGCGCCTGTGTCCAGAAcaccaaagtggccaccaccTTCGCCTCCGTCATAGGGCTAACCTTCATGATAACAAGTGGATTCTTTGTCCAGAATGTTCCCAAATTCATAGCATGGTTGAAGTACATTTCTTTCATATATTACGCCAACGAACTCGTTATATTTTCTCAGTATCGTGAAGGTGAGACTTACAAATGTGGTACGGGTAAGTGCTTGATTTATGAGTACCCTGGAATCAAGGGTTTAGGGTTCGTTAATAATAGAGAGAGTCAATTAAGGGCTTCATTGATTTTGCTAGCAATGCTGTTTTTCTATAGGTTTATAGCTTATGTTGCTCTTATGAGAATTGGAGTCACAAAGAAATCAAAGTCTAGCTAG